One Nonomuraea angiospora DNA segment encodes these proteins:
- a CDS encoding vanadium-dependent haloperoxidase — translation MPVLRSLRVAALALVSAAALALPALPAQATGPNVVVRWNQTLLTAVRTGTLGPPQVARALAIVHTCAYDAWAAYDAVAVGTRLGGSLRRPAAERTDANKAAAISFAAHLAAVDLYPAQRATFDALMTDLGYDPADTSGVPARTGVTACQAVLDHRHADGSNQLGGYADTTGYAPVNAPVVVADPLTSLNDPGRWAPLTYVNRAGATVTPPFLAPHWGQVASFSGAARGLADAVPPPYAYGSSGFRTQAAEIVSTTAALTDRQKSIAEYWADGPNSETPPGHWSLFAQQISARDHHGLDQDVKLFFALANSVMDAGIAAWEVKRDHDSGRPITAIRFLYQGQQIPTWGGRVIDGATWVPFQVPTFPTPPFAEYVSGHSTFSAAAAEVLRRFTGGDAFGGQAVVAKGSSQVEPGVTPAQDVTLRWPTFTDAADEAGISRRYGGIHFRLGDLQGRALGRAVGTAAWDRAKAYWSGRG, via the coding sequence TTGCCCGTTCTGAGATCCTTACGCGTGGCCGCGCTCGCGCTGGTGAGCGCCGCCGCGCTCGCCCTGCCCGCCTTACCCGCCCAGGCCACGGGCCCCAACGTGGTCGTCCGGTGGAACCAGACGCTGCTCACCGCGGTGCGCACCGGCACGCTGGGCCCGCCGCAGGTGGCCAGGGCGCTGGCGATCGTGCACACCTGCGCCTACGACGCGTGGGCCGCCTACGACGCGGTCGCCGTCGGCACCCGGCTGGGCGGCTCGCTGCGGCGGCCCGCGGCCGAGCGCACCGACGCCAACAAGGCCGCGGCCATCAGCTTCGCCGCCCACCTGGCGGCGGTCGACCTCTATCCGGCGCAGCGGGCCACGTTCGACGCGCTGATGACCGACCTGGGCTACGACCCGGCCGACACGTCGGGCGTCCCGGCGCGGACCGGCGTCACCGCCTGCCAGGCGGTGCTCGACCACCGGCACGCCGACGGCTCCAACCAGCTCGGCGGCTACGCCGACACCACCGGCTACGCGCCCGTCAACGCCCCCGTGGTGGTGGCAGACCCGCTGACCTCGCTCAACGATCCCGGCCGGTGGGCGCCCCTGACGTACGTCAACCGGGCCGGGGCGACGGTCACGCCGCCGTTCCTGGCGCCGCACTGGGGCCAGGTGGCCTCCTTCAGCGGCGCCGCCCGCGGCCTGGCCGACGCCGTGCCCCCGCCGTACGCCTACGGCTCGTCCGGCTTCCGCACGCAGGCCGCCGAGATCGTGTCCACCACGGCCGCGCTGACCGACCGGCAGAAGTCGATCGCCGAATACTGGGCCGACGGCCCCAACAGCGAGACGCCGCCCGGCCACTGGAGCCTGTTCGCGCAGCAGATCTCGGCGCGCGACCACCACGGCCTCGACCAGGACGTGAAGCTGTTCTTCGCGCTGGCCAACTCGGTCATGGACGCCGGGATCGCCGCGTGGGAGGTCAAGCGCGACCACGACTCGGGCCGCCCGATCACCGCGATCCGGTTCCTGTACCAGGGGCAGCAGATCCCGACGTGGGGCGGCCGGGTGATCGACGGGGCCACGTGGGTGCCGTTCCAGGTGCCGACGTTCCCGACGCCGCCGTTCGCCGAGTACGTCTCGGGGCACAGCACGTTCAGCGCGGCGGCGGCCGAGGTGCTCAGGCGCTTCACCGGCGGCGACGCGTTCGGCGGGCAGGCCGTGGTGGCCAAGGGCTCGTCGCAGGTGGAGCCCGGGGTGACGCCGGCGCAGGACGTGACGTTGCGCTGGCCCACGTTCACCGACGCGGCCGACGAGGCCGGGATCTCGCGCCGGTACGGCGGCATCCACTTCCGCCTGGGAGACCTCCAGGGCCGCGCCCTCGGCCGCGCGGTCGGCACGGCGGCCTGGGACCGAGCCAAGGCGTACTGGTCCGGCCGCGGCTGA